The proteins below are encoded in one region of Candidatus Aminicenantes bacterium:
- the dnaG gene encoding DNA primase has translation MDSKDQIKEYISIVDVASLYVSLKPAGKYYKALCPFHSEKTPSFFVYPEKNSFSCYGCNRFGDIFALVQEMENIGFVEAMHFLADKFNIPLEKTSRQTVNKDEYLQVNELALNFYKENLFAGEEGKAALGYLKNRGLQKQTIEQFSLGYAPNAWDGLSNYLSKKKAPQAKALELGLLVKNDKNRVYDRFRGRIIFPIFSETGAVVAFGGRTMFDDTAKYLNSPDTPIYKKGHHLFGFQLSKNFMKEEKAGILVEGYLDMISLYQAGIRHVAASLGTALTEKQIHLLKRFCAAIYIFYDSDAAGETATVRNIEKMFEQNVNPRIVVIDGAKDPDEYVRSHGAQAMHEILAKTEDGFKFLLNKAAREFGLHDPLQKRKAVDAVLQAIGKMSDPIIRDDYLQRTAVFFKIAPELLQLELQPQKAPESADQPLRISLMEEKILEALLRAPEVIPEIKEFFNEELLATLAIRNIIKWMFASFERFGEIRFSEINQPLSTAEKARLHDIFSQKTQAVKERSEIERDIVISINNFQKKLAASKTKQLNQDIAVAERDDNKAKLSHLMKLKNESLKTLSRRSGEEPIEKET, from the coding sequence ATGGATTCTAAAGATCAAATAAAAGAGTATATCTCTATCGTCGATGTTGCTTCGCTTTATGTGAGCCTGAAACCGGCAGGCAAGTATTATAAAGCGTTGTGCCCTTTTCACAGTGAGAAAACCCCGTCTTTTTTCGTTTATCCGGAAAAGAACAGCTTCAGCTGCTACGGCTGCAATCGTTTCGGCGATATCTTTGCCCTGGTCCAGGAGATGGAGAACATCGGCTTCGTTGAAGCCATGCATTTCCTGGCGGACAAATTCAATATCCCGCTGGAGAAAACAAGCCGCCAGACGGTCAACAAGGACGAATACCTCCAGGTCAATGAGCTGGCCCTTAATTTCTACAAAGAAAATTTGTTCGCCGGCGAAGAAGGGAAAGCGGCCTTGGGCTACCTCAAAAACCGCGGCCTGCAAAAGCAGACGATTGAGCAGTTTTCCCTGGGTTATGCCCCCAATGCCTGGGACGGCCTCAGCAATTATTTGAGTAAAAAAAAGGCCCCTCAGGCCAAGGCGCTGGAGCTGGGGTTGCTGGTCAAAAACGATAAAAACCGGGTCTACGACCGTTTCCGCGGCCGCATTATTTTTCCCATTTTTTCCGAGACCGGCGCCGTGGTGGCTTTCGGCGGCCGCACCATGTTTGACGATACGGCGAAGTATTTGAATTCACCCGATACGCCGATCTATAAGAAAGGCCATCATCTTTTCGGTTTTCAGCTGAGCAAGAATTTCATGAAGGAAGAGAAGGCCGGCATCCTGGTAGAAGGTTACCTGGACATGATCTCATTGTACCAGGCCGGCATCCGCCACGTGGCGGCTTCGCTGGGAACCGCGCTGACCGAGAAGCAGATCCATTTGCTGAAGCGTTTCTGCGCCGCGATCTACATCTTCTATGACAGCGACGCGGCCGGAGAGACGGCCACCGTCCGCAATATCGAAAAAATGTTCGAGCAGAACGTCAATCCGCGCATCGTGGTCATCGACGGCGCCAAGGACCCCGATGAATACGTGCGCTCCCACGGCGCCCAGGCCATGCATGAGATACTGGCCAAGACCGAGGACGGCTTCAAGTTCCTGCTGAACAAAGCGGCCCGGGAATTCGGGTTGCATGACCCGCTCCAGAAGCGCAAGGCCGTGGATGCCGTCCTCCAGGCCATCGGCAAAATGTCCGACCCGATCATCCGCGATGATTACTTGCAGCGCACGGCCGTTTTTTTCAAGATCGCGCCCGAGCTCCTGCAGCTCGAGCTCCAGCCGCAAAAAGCGCCGGAAAGCGCCGACCAGCCGCTACGCATCAGCCTGATGGAAGAGAAGATCCTGGAAGCGCTGCTGCGCGCCCCGGAAGTCATCCCCGAGATCAAGGAATTCTTCAACGAGGAACTTTTAGCCACCCTGGCCATCCGCAACATCATCAAATGGATGTTCGCCAGCTTCGAACGCTTCGGCGAAATTCGTTTTTCCGAGATCAACCAGCCCCTGAGCACGGCCGAAAAAGCCCGCTTGCACGACATATTTTCCCAAAAAACACAGGCGGTCAAGGAGCGTTCGGAAATTGAAAGGGATATTGTCATCAGTATCAATAATTTTCAGAAAAAACTGGCCGCGAGCAAAACGAAGCAACTGAATCAGGATATCGCCGTCGCCGAAAGGGACGACAACAAAGCCAAGCTCAGCCATTTGATGAAGTTGAAGAACGAGTCGCTGAAAACCTTGAGCCGGCGTTCCGGGGAGGAACCGATTGAAAAAGAAACCTGA